A window of Haliscomenobacter hydrossis DSM 1100 contains these coding sequences:
- a CDS encoding acetyl-CoA hydrolase/transferase family protein, with protein sequence MSSKSYSPVSPQEAVSVIRSGDKIFIHTAAAAPQVLVQALADRGDELRGVQIYQLHTEGPAPYAAEQYVDSFHVHSLFTGANMREAVQAGRADFVPVFLSDIPRLFRRGVIPLDVAILHVSPPDVHGYVTLGVSVDTSLAAAQSAKVLIAEINPQMPRTQGDGSIHISRFDKVIEVNYPLPTMIIPEPNDIERRIGENIASMVDNGATLQMGIGAIPNAALAAMRNHRELGIHTEMFSDGIIPLVERGIITNEHKAKHPGHIVTGFLVGSQKLYDFVNDNPLVRVLDIEYVNDTSIIRKNPKATAINSAIEVDITGQVCADSIGSRIFSGVGGQMDFIRGAALSKGGKPIIALPSTTNKGISRITSMLKPGAGVVTTRAHVHYIVTEYGVAEMWGRSIQERAKAMIDIAHPDHREQLMKETFEIWKIRV encoded by the coding sequence ATGAGCTCAAAATCTTATTCACCCGTCTCTCCCCAGGAAGCAGTTTCAGTCATTCGTTCTGGCGATAAAATTTTTATTCACACCGCCGCCGCCGCCCCCCAGGTATTGGTACAAGCCCTGGCGGATCGCGGTGATGAATTGCGCGGTGTCCAAATTTATCAGTTGCACACCGAAGGCCCCGCACCTTATGCTGCCGAACAATACGTGGATAGTTTTCACGTGCATAGCCTTTTTACCGGTGCCAATATGCGCGAGGCGGTACAAGCGGGTCGAGCCGATTTTGTACCCGTTTTTTTGAGCGACATTCCACGTTTGTTTCGCCGGGGTGTGATTCCGCTGGATGTGGCCATTCTGCATGTCTCTCCACCAGATGTACACGGGTATGTTACCCTCGGTGTTTCGGTAGATACATCCCTGGCTGCTGCACAATCGGCGAAAGTACTGATCGCCGAAATCAACCCCCAAATGCCGCGCACCCAGGGCGATGGCAGTATCCACATCAGCCGTTTTGATAAGGTCATTGAGGTCAATTATCCGTTGCCGACCATGATCATTCCCGAACCAAACGACATTGAACGCCGCATTGGGGAGAACATCGCCAGTATGGTAGACAATGGCGCTACCCTACAAATGGGCATCGGGGCTATTCCAAATGCTGCACTGGCGGCCATGCGCAACCACCGCGAGTTGGGCATCCATACCGAGATGTTCTCGGATGGCATTATTCCGCTAGTGGAAAGGGGCATCATCACCAATGAACACAAGGCCAAACATCCCGGACACATTGTCACCGGTTTTTTGGTCGGCTCCCAAAAACTATACGATTTTGTCAATGATAACCCCCTGGTGCGGGTACTGGACATTGAATACGTCAACGATACTTCCATCATTCGCAAAAACCCCAAAGCAACCGCCATCAATAGCGCGATAGAGGTGGACATTACCGGGCAGGTTTGTGCGGATTCGATTGGTAGCCGCATTTTTTCCGGGGTAGGTGGTCAGATGGACTTCATCCGGGGGGCTGCGCTTTCCAAGGGTGGAAAACCCATTATTGCGCTACCTTCCACTACCAACAAGGGCATTAGCCGCATCACTTCCATGCTCAAACCGGGAGCCGGAGTAGTAACCACCCGCGCTCACGTGCACTACATCGTTACGGAATACGGCGTTGCAGAAATGTGGGGGCGAAGTATTCAGGAGCGTGCCAAAGCCATGATCGATATTGCCCACCCCGATCATCGGGAACAGTTGATGAAAGAGACGTTTGAGATTTGGAAGATTAGGGTGTGA
- a CDS encoding M28 family peptidase gives MIYRSLTIVLISSLVSTCWGQNGLPKHLKKPFAKVSAEAIKGHIAYLADNRMKGRLPGTPEFELAGQYVEAEFKKLGLEPAGENGSYRQKVVVRTAKTVVEQNGIHYHSPQQHLDLEYGKDFTVQADFNVASNQIEAPLVFAGYGISAPKLNHDDYKGLDVKGKMVIVLSRVPENKFGSTETAHLATTRAKVDMAYQHGAVGVFVMPPPTVGGPQGGPGSVRGVVLPNGKAEGRGVNPYPSIKVVGTLTWAGLGKIMGKPELSSRELAALLYNPTAPVVIPGTARVQTGTVYEHLETFNVIGKIPGSDPVLKEEYVVHTAHLDHVGIGRPVNGDSIYNGAHDNASGVASLLEIAKLYQGFKKDRPKRSVLIVMVTGEEMGLLGSTYFANNPTVPKDKIVADINTDMPTILAPLLGIVPLGAEHSTLMATVQQAAGYLGLEVMQDHMPTEVRFVRSDQYSFVLQGIPALHIKYGLKTSDPNFDLDGLIKDFTKNNYHKPSDELNDSFNFEAGRTYVRLNFLISYLVSRAAERPSWKPESIFATK, from the coding sequence ATGATTTATCGTAGCCTAACCATTGTCCTGATTAGCTCCCTTGTTTCCACCTGCTGGGGACAAAATGGACTACCCAAACATCTGAAAAAACCATTCGCCAAGGTCTCCGCAGAAGCCATCAAAGGGCACATCGCCTATTTGGCCGACAACCGCATGAAGGGTCGCTTGCCGGGCACGCCAGAATTTGAATTGGCGGGGCAATACGTCGAAGCAGAATTTAAAAAACTGGGCCTCGAACCCGCCGGTGAAAATGGTAGCTACCGCCAAAAGGTCGTTGTACGCACCGCAAAAACGGTCGTGGAGCAAAATGGCATCCATTACCATTCGCCCCAACAACACCTCGATCTTGAGTACGGCAAAGATTTTACGGTACAAGCCGATTTCAACGTGGCGAGCAACCAGATCGAAGCGCCCCTGGTATTTGCCGGGTACGGCATCTCTGCGCCCAAGCTCAATCACGATGATTACAAAGGGCTGGACGTTAAAGGTAAAATGGTGATTGTGCTCAGTCGGGTACCCGAAAACAAATTCGGCAGCACCGAAACTGCCCACCTGGCTACCACCCGTGCCAAAGTAGACATGGCCTATCAACATGGTGCAGTGGGTGTATTCGTCATGCCGCCGCCTACCGTTGGAGGGCCGCAAGGTGGGCCAGGATCGGTAAGAGGAGTGGTGTTGCCCAACGGAAAAGCCGAAGGCCGCGGGGTCAATCCTTACCCTTCCATCAAAGTAGTGGGCACCTTGACCTGGGCTGGTTTGGGCAAAATTATGGGCAAACCCGAATTGAGCAGCCGGGAGTTGGCGGCCTTGTTGTACAACCCAACTGCGCCCGTGGTCATTCCAGGCACAGCAAGAGTACAAACCGGTACGGTGTACGAGCACCTGGAAACCTTCAACGTAATCGGCAAAATTCCGGGTTCAGACCCTGTACTCAAAGAAGAATACGTGGTGCATACCGCGCACCTGGATCATGTGGGCATCGGTCGACCCGTCAACGGCGATTCCATTTACAACGGCGCACACGACAATGCCTCGGGAGTAGCCAGCTTATTAGAAATTGCCAAGCTTTACCAGGGCTTTAAAAAAGATCGCCCTAAACGCTCTGTATTGATTGTGATGGTGACCGGAGAGGAAATGGGACTCTTGGGTTCCACGTATTTTGCCAACAACCCCACAGTACCCAAAGACAAAATTGTAGCGGATATCAACACGGACATGCCCACCATTCTGGCACCACTTTTGGGCATCGTGCCCCTGGGCGCAGAACATTCTACCTTGATGGCAACCGTGCAGCAAGCGGCGGGCTACCTCGGACTCGAAGTTATGCAAGACCATATGCCAACGGAGGTGCGTTTTGTGCGCAGTGATCAGTACAGTTTTGTGTTGCAGGGCATCCCGGCCTTACACATCAAGTACGGCCTGAAGACCAGTGACCCCAATTTTGACCTGGATGGATTGATCAAGGATTTTACCAAAAACAACTACCACAAACCCTCCGACGAGCTCAACGATTCGTTCAATTTTGAAGCTGGACGCACTTACGTACGCCTGAATTTTTTGATCAGTTATTTGGTTTCCCGTGCTGCGGAGCGCCCGAGCTGGAAGCCCGAGAGCATTTTTGCCACCAAGTAA
- a CDS encoding type II toxin-antitoxin system PemK/MazF family toxin, protein MSGKQYEVWLADLNPRFGTETGKTRPVLVVQTDLLNGTHPSTLVCPITSNVKPGVNILRVNLNQGDAGLNKASSIMIDQVRAIDNKRLLKKLGNLPGHLKDKVKDNLRIVMDL, encoded by the coding sequence ATGAGTGGTAAACAATACGAGGTTTGGCTGGCGGATCTTAATCCACGCTTTGGAACGGAAACAGGCAAAACCAGACCTGTTTTGGTGGTTCAGACTGATCTACTTAATGGAACTCATCCTTCCACTTTGGTTTGCCCAATTACGAGCAATGTAAAACCTGGCGTGAATATTCTTCGCGTGAATTTAAACCAAGGAGATGCAGGGCTAAATAAAGCTAGTTCCATTATGATTGATCAAGTTAGGGCAATTGATAATAAAAGGCTTCTAAAAAAGCTAGGTAACTTACCAGGACACCTTAAGGATAAAGTGAAAGATAACCTGAGAATCGTGATGGATCTATAA